AGAGTGGAAGTCGACGCGACGGGTCTCGCGCCGTCGACGCGCCAACATTGACGGTGACACCCAGTACGTGCGGGTGTCGATGTCGGAGTTCGAGCGCGCGCAGTTAAAGGTCCTGGAAGAACGGACCGGGCGCAGCCCGTCGGAGATCCTTGTCAGCGCTGCCCTGTACGCGGAGAACTCCGAGTCGCTGGCTGAGCGGCGGGCGATGGCCGTGGAATTCATTGCGGCGCGCCGCTACCTGGCTGCCCTGTCGAACAACGTCAACCAGCTCGCCCGGCACGCGAACGCCACGGACGAATTCCCCGAGGCAGCCCGTACCGTGTTGACCCGGGTACGGGCGGTCGCTGACCGGATCAATACGATGCTGGATTCGATGGTGCGCTGATGATTCCCAACATCACTAAGGGCACCCGCATGCACGGGCTCATCGCATACCTTGCCGGTCCCGGCCGGGCGAACGAGCACACCGACCCGCACCTTGTCGCGGGCTCACCGTCGATCATGGCCTGGCACAACGACGATGAGCTGAACGCCGATGCCGCCCAGGCCATTGCCAAGGAATTGGACCGGGCCAGAAGCATCCTGGGCGTGGAGATTCCCGGTGGCCATGTCTGGCACTGCTCTCTGTCGCTGCGCGCTGAGGAAGGCGACCTTACCGACGCACAGTGGGCTGACATTGTGCAGGACTTCATGGACGAGATGGGGTTCACCGAAGCCAGCGGACGTGCCCCGGCGCAGTGGGTGGCGATCCGTCACGGTCACAGCAAGGCCGGGAACGACCACATTCACATCGCTGCCTCCATGGTCCGGGAGGACGGCACGAAGTGGAGCAGCTGGCGGGACTTCCCCCGGGCACAACAAGCCGCACGGGAGCTTGAGAAAAAGTATGGACTGGAAGAACTGTCACCCACGCATTCCACCCGTGGTCTGCGGCCCGGTGAACGTGAAGCGTCCGAACGTCGGGGAGCGCCGGAACCGGAACGCCGGTCCCTGGAACGCAAGGTCCGTGCCTGCGCGACTTCGGCCCAGGATGAGGCGGAATTCATTCGCCGCCTCCGCCGAATCGGTGCCCTGGTTCGGCCGCGGTTCGCGTCTGCCCGTGACGATGTCGTGGTCGGTTACAGCGTGGCCGAACGGCCTCCGAAAGGTGGACGGCCTGTCTGGTTCGGCGGTGGCCACCTCGCCAAAGACCTCGCCCTGCCCAAGCTTCGTGCCGAATGGCCTGACAGCCCGCA
This portion of the Pseudarthrobacter phenanthrenivorans Sphe3 genome encodes:
- a CDS encoding relaxase/mobilization nuclease domain-containing protein — protein: MIPNITKGTRMHGLIAYLAGPGRANEHTDPHLVAGSPSIMAWHNDDELNADAAQAIAKELDRARSILGVEIPGGHVWHCSLSLRAEEGDLTDAQWADIVQDFMDEMGFTEASGRAPAQWVAIRHGHSKAGNDHIHIAASMVREDGTKWSSWRDFPRAQQAARELEKKYGLEELSPTHSTRGLRPGEREASERRGAPEPERRSLERKVRACATSAQDEAEFIRRLRRIGALVRPRFASARDDVVVGYSVAERPPKGGRPVWFGGGHLAKDLALPKLRAEWPDSPQGAGDAVAEWQAAVRGRRPVTTGREAHEPDPQMWAQYSDEVARLRETLRSVPLDDHASWAHVARETSGAFAAWSTATEATPGPLAAAADELSKTAQLRRYPVRPIRSVGPSARGASLMLMAASMGGTGTAAQAIMLRQLLNVAKAVHDMHKASNDVRRARQISHMVKHQLSQVAAALPSVPATQPSVEDEAAAAVQVSAAGQVSGRSSGSVLPPKYIPARTDTTRSTTTRPDIER
- the mobC gene encoding plasmid mobilization relaxosome protein MobC, which produces MTPEWKSTRRVSRRRRANIDGDTQYVRVSMSEFERAQLKVLEERTGRSPSEILVSAALYAENSESLAERRAMAVEFIAARRYLAALSNNVNQLARHANATDEFPEAARTVLTRVRAVADRINTMLDSMVR